The Acidobacteriota bacterium genome segment TGCCGATGCCGCCGCGCATGCCCGGACCCTTTTCCTCCTTCTTGCCCAGGTAGACCTGAAAATAGCCCCGCCGGGAAAACACCATGAAGCCTTCGGTGCCGTAGAAGGCATTGCCGCTGTCGAAGCCGTAGCGGCCGTAGGGCGTCCAGCCGCGGTCCTCGTAGAGCAGCACCTTGTCGTCCGGATATTGGAAGGCCACCATCATGTTGTCGGGGTATTCCCGCAATCCTTTCAGGTCGATGCGGCTGCCGTGGGCAGTGATCCTGATGGGCAGGCCCTTGGGATTCAGCCCGAAACGGGCCATGTCCAGGTCGTGGCTGCCGTCGTTGCCGATGTCGCCGTTGCCGTAGTCCCGGTGCCACTGCCAATAGTTGTGAAAGCGGTTGGCGTTAAAGGGCCGCTTGGGAGCCGGGCCCAACCACAGGTCGTAGTCGACCCCGGGCGGGACCGGGCCGTCCGGAACCGGAGTGCGATGCCTGTGGCGCTGCAGGTTCCAGGCCTTGGACATCTTGACTTCCCCGATCACCCCCGCCTTCAACAGCTCACCGGCCTTGAGCGTCACCGGGCTTGAGCGCATCTGGGTGCCTTGCTGCACGATGCGGCCGTGCTTCCTGGCCGTGTCCAGTATTACCCGTCCCTCCCGAAACACGTGGCTGGCCGGTTTCTCCACGTAGAGATCCTTGCCCGCCCGCAGCGCCCGAACCGCTATGGGAGCATGCCAGTGGTGAGGGGTGGCGATCACCATGGCATCGATGGCGGGGTCGTCCAGCAGATGGCGAAAGTCGACCACCACCTTGGGCTTGCGCCCGGTGGCCTGCTTGACGGTTTCGGCGGCGCGCTCTCGGAACTTCACGTCCACGTCGCAGACCGCCAGGCAGTCCGTATCGGGCCGCGCCAGGATGCGCTTCAGATGGCTGAAACCGATCCCCCGCAGTCCGATGACGGCCATCCCCAGGCGGTCATTGGCGGACCAGGCGCGACCGGTCGCCAACACAGGGCCTAGCGCGCCCAGGGCGGCCCCTCGGGCCGACCGGGATAAAAAGGTGCGTCGGGTGAGTGGTCTCAACAGAGTTCCTCCTTGGGAAAGCACAACTACCTGTCGTCACGCCGGCTACGCAAATTCAAGCGCTTTGAACGCACTGAGGTCGACCTCTTGCCGCGCCGCCCATAAATCATGGTTGTCTTGCATCAACAGCCAACTCTCCGGAGACCGGCCAATGACTTTGGACAGCTTGAGCGCCATAGTTGGCGTCACACTGCCCTTGCCGTTGATAATACGGCTCATTACGGATTCACTGACCTGCAATTTGTAGGCGAGTTCCTTTGCGCTGATGTCAAAGGGCTCCAGGTAAACCCGCTTGATGAACACTCCTGGATGCATGGGGTTATGTTGCTGAATGCTCATTAGTGATAGTCCTCGTAGTTGACAGCATAGGCGTCACCGTCCGAAAACTCGAATACGACACGCCAGTTGCCACTCACATGGATAGCCCACTGTCCCTCCCTGTCGCCCTTTAGCGGGTGAAGACGCCAACCTGGAATGTTCATATCGTTGATGCTGAACGCGGTGTGAAGCGCCTGCAATCGCTCCTCAATTCGCGCTTTGTGGGTTGGCTGAATACCAGCTGCGCTGCCGCTGGTGAAGAATTTCTCCAATCCCTTATGCTTGAAGCTCTTGATCACCGCAACTAGTGATTTACACTTGCGCAAGTTAGAATTCAATCAAGTTCAGTATACCACTCTAGATTTCCGCTCAGCCATCGAAATTGATAGGAAAGGGCTTCGTCCAGCGCCGAACACCCTGCTTCGGTCCAGGTTACCCGGCGCTGTTGACCAACCATTTCTTGCGAAGCTCTCTGACTACCTCTTGGTGAGATATCGTCCGTCCGCCTTTGGCGTCGGCCTGGCCGCGCTCAATGGATTGCAAGACATACAAGTGGTACTGCACGTCGTCCAGACTACAGTCGTCGGGTAGACGGTCAAGTAGCGCTTGAACACTCCGCTTGACTTGCATTTCACACCTCCGCTTCCACCTTGCGAATCATCTCGTTCAGGTTGCGGTAGTTGATCTTCATGGCCTCTACGCGGGAACCGCTGGGGGGGCGGAAGTGGGTGGCCAGGGAGAGGAAGACGTCACAGCCGTGGTCGCGCATGCCGCGCAGGATGGTGAGGTAGTCCACGTCGCCGTCGCCCAGGGGCCGGTATTCGAATTTGAGCTTGTGGCCGTCGATCACGTGCAGGTCCTTGAGGTGGAGCCCGTGGAGATAGGGCCGAATGTTGCTGAAGCCGGCGGTGGCCACGTCCCACTCGCCGCAGTTCCAGCAGTCGGCCGGCCCCCACATCACCGTGAGTCGGCGGGAGCCCACCCGTTCCACCAGGCTGCGGAAGTTGCCGGTGGTGTTGGTGTAGTTCCAGGGCATCATGGAGAGGGCCACGTCCACCTGGTAGCGCTCGGCCTCCTCCGCCACCAGGGTGAAGGCCTTCACCAGCTTCTCCATGTCCACTTCGGCGATGACTCCGCCCCGGGTGAGCCAGCGCATGGGCCAGGTGGGCTTGCCGCTGGAGTACTCGCCCGGCCAGGCGAAGGTGAAGGCGCCCACGGCGCCCACGCCGATGCGGGAGGCGATCTGCATGGAGCGAACCAGGTGGTTGAAGTCCTTCTTGAACCCCTGGTGATCCGCCATGGTCTTGAGATCCAGATCGGTCAGGTGAATGTGCTTGAAGGGATTGCCGGCGTTGAGCAGAAAGATCTCAAGGCCCTGCCGCTCCACCCTCTGGGCCATGCGGTCGGCGGCTGCGTCGCTCATCTGGGCTATCTCGGTCTCGTTGAGCAGACGGTTGAACCAGACATGGTCCACCCCGATCTCTTTGGCCTGGGCCAACTCCTCGTCAAAGGGCAGCCTCAACTCGGGAATGTACATGGCCAGTCGGAAGCGGTGTCCGGTGGCGGTCTTCCCAGGCGGTCCCGAGGACCCACCGGGTGCCGAGGCGGCCCGGGCCTGGCCGGCCCCGCCGGTCAATAGAGCACCGGCGGCCACACCCAGGCCGGCGCGTTCGATGGTGGTCAGGAATTCTCTTCGTTTCATCTCATCTCTCCTTGCAGAAGGGGATCCCCGGACTACAGCCCTTCCACGCTCCAGGGTTCCCGGTAGTCCTTGGTCAACATGGCGTCGGCCCGGGCATTGTTGGAGAAGCGCTCGCTCTCCGGGTTGAAATGCAGCACCTGTGAAAGCCGGTAGGCAATCTCCCCCAGGTGGATCAGGGCGCAGGAAAGGTGGGCTTCCCGAGCGGGAGCGGTGGGGCGGGAGCGGTCGCGCACGCACTGGAGAAACTGGGCCATGTTCTGGCGACCGGTCTCGGCCAGGCTCCCTTCCTTCATGCCCTCTCCCTTGTGCTCTTTCTTGCCCATGTAGACCTGAAAATATCCTCGCCGCGAGAGCACCATGTACCCCTCGGTCCCGTAGAAGGTGTTGCCGCTGTCATAACCATGGAGCCCATAGGGCGTCCAGAGGCGTTCCTCGTAGAGGAGCACCTTTCCCTGACCATACTGGTAGGCCACCATCATGTTGTCCGGATACTCCCGCGCCCCTGCCAGGTCGATTTGGCTTCCATGGGCGGTGATGCGCTCGGGGTGAGTGTCGACGCCCAGCGCCCAGCGGGCAAGGTCCAGATCGTGGGCCCCGTCGTCGCCGATGTCTCCGTTGCTGTAGTCGCGGAAGAGTCTCCAGTTGCGATGGAATCGATTGGGGTTGAAGGGGCGGCGGGGGGCCGGACCCAGCCACATCTCGTAGTCGACTCCCTCGGGAACCGGCCCATCCGGCGCCATCGGGCGCTCGATCTGCCGCTGCACGTTCCAGGCCTTGGTCGTCTTGACCTCGCCCAGGGTCCCGGCAGCCAGGATCTCGCCGGCCCGGGCCAGCAGCGGGCTGGCCCGCATCTGGGTTCCGTGCTGAAAGATTCGATTGTATTTCCGTTCCGCCTCGACCAGCAGCTGACCCTCCCGAAAGACGTGGCTGGCGGCCTTTTCGACATAGACGTCCTTGCCGGCCTTCATGGCCCTCAGGGCCATGGGGGCGTGCCAGTGGTGGGGAGTGGCGATGACGATGGCGTCGATAGAGGAGTCGGCCAAAACGTTGCGGAAGTCGCTTTCCAGCTTGGGCGTCTGGCCTTTTGCATCCTTGACCGTCTCCGTAGCCTTCTGCAGAACCGCCGGGTCCACGTCGCAGAGGGCCACAATGTGGGCATCGGTCCGGTTGGCCAGGGTCCTGACGTGAAAGTGGCCCATGCCGTTGATGCCGATCACGGCCACATTCACCTTCTCGTTGGGCGAGCCGGATCCGGACCGGATTGCCAGAGTGCCCATCACCCCCAGAGCGGCCGATCCGCCCAGCGAGTAGGACAGGATCCTGCGACGAGTAATCGTTTTCATAGTCCTGTATCTCCGTTGACGCCGGCCGGCGGCGCCCTCTATGCCTCTACCTTCTCCCCGCATCCCGCCGCTCAATCCTGCAACCTGTGGTCGGAACTCTTGGGCGCAAACAAGATCACGACGACTCCGACCCCGTAGATGAAACTGGTCACCCTTCCGATGCGGGCATAGTCCCCGTCGAAGTGAGCAATCAGCCATCCGGCCAACAAAACGGCTACCGCCGTCAGGATGCGACCGAAATTGAAGCTGACCCCGGCGCCGGTGGAACGGGCCGCGGTGGGAAAAAGCTCGGGCAGGAACAGCGGCAACCATCCGAAGTAGACCCCGGAGAAGAATCCCAGGACCGAAGCCCAAATCAGAAAAGTATCATCGGTGGGAGTCAGCAGCCAGAACATGTACTGGCTGGAAAATAGAGCTCCCAGACTCATCAGCAAATAGGTGCGATGCCGGCCCACCAGGCTGGCGATGACGCCCCCCAGGAGGCTTCCGATCGTCCCTGTCAGCGATCGGCAAAACTGAACCCAGGCTTTCAGGTGAGGGTCGGGCGGATCGGCGGCGGCGCCGGCCTCGCCGGCCCAGGGGATCATCCAGTTGGAGGCGCCCCACCCCCCCAGCAACGGAACGGTCCCCAATGCGATACCGATCAGGGTCAACCGTCGCAGAGGCGGCCGGAAGACCTCGGCGGTGGCTTTGGACGGCTTTCCCGGGTCGGGCAGCGGAGCCCGTCGTTGCGCCAACCAGCGGGGCGACTCCGGAACCGCGGCCAGAACGAACAGCCCCAAGACGACGGGCGCCGCCCCCACCACCATCACCCAGCGCCAGGTGTCCGGGGTGATTTCAACTCCCGTGGCGGTCCAGGCCATCAGGAGCAGGCCCACGTTGGCCGCCGTCCCCATGATGCCCGCCAGGATCGGTCGTGAGAGATCGGACCAGGCCTCCGAGACAATGGCCACGCCATTGGGCCACATGCCCCCGATGCCCAGGCAGGTCAAAAACCGTATGACCAGCAACTCGAAGGGACTTTGAGCCCACCATGCCAAGCCGGAAAAAATGGAGAGGCACAGAATGCTCCACCCCATGGCCCTGACACGGCCGAACCGGTCTCCCAACCGGCCAAAGAGCCAGCCCCCCGCGGCGGCGCCGAAGAGAAAGGCGCACACATACCAGGCGAACCACTTTCCAACCAGCGCCTCGTTGGTCGACTGAAGCAGGTCGATGGCCGCCGAACGCATGGCCAGGGCGGTGATGGACATCTGCACCCCGGCGAACATCCAGCCCAGAAAGGCCGTCACCACGATCAGGTAGCGGCCGCCCGCGGATAGCGGTTGGGGAGAGGAACCCGACAGTCCCGCTGCTGAAGCATCCGGCATGGTTGTCACCTTATTCCCTCGATTGTAGAGATTGGCTAAAACTTGACTCCCCGCCATTCGTCCTTGGCGGCGGTCACGTCCACCACGTTGCCGTCGGGGTCTTCGATCTTGAAGGCGCGATCGGGCAGCCGGCGGCGGTCCAGATCGATGCGCTCCTTGACGGTCTTGGAGGCCTCGGCGCCCCATTGGCGGCAACGCTGCCAGGCGGCCTCCAGGTCTTCCACCATGACGCCGAAGTGCATATACTCGTCGCCTTCCTCGATGCGGGGTCGATCGCAGTCGGCGGGCTGTTGGATCAGGGTGATGTTGGTGACGCCGTCGGTCAGGTCCATGCCCAGGCGGCTGGGCCTATAGCCGATAAACTGCCACCCGAAGACACTCTCGTAGAAGCGACGGGATTCCTCCATGTCGCGGCAGCGGAGAGCCAGATGACGTATTCGAGCCATAATGTGCCTCCAGAATCGGTTTCTTCGTGGGTATCTCTTGTCCCCAGCCTGTCGATCTTCGACTGAGGCGCGGTCGCGCTATATCAGCTCTTCGATCGGCCGGCCGGTGGTGTCGTCGAAGGAGTTGGCGATCTTGACGGGCCGGCCCACCGGGGTCATGTATTCCTTGGTCCAGTCGATGCCCATGGCCTTGTAGATGGTGGCGAAGACGTCTCCCACGGAGATGGGACGCTCGGCCACGTATCCACCCCTCTCGTCGCTGGCTCCGATGACCTGCCCCCCCTGCAATCCCCCTCCGCCCAGGACCATGGACCAGCAGAAGGGCCAGTGGTCGCGGCCGTTGATGGGGTTGATCTCAGGCGTGCGGCCGAACTCGCCCATGGCCATCACGATGGTGGATTCCAACAGCCCGCGCTGCTCCAGGTCCACCAGAAGAGCCGTCAGGGTCTGGTCCAGAGTGGGGCACAGCAGGGCCCGCAGCTTCTTGTCGTTCTCTCCTCCCGATCCCCGGCCGTGGGTGTCCCAGCCGCTGTCCAGGTTGTAGCCGGCCGCGGTGACGAAGCGGGAGCCGGCTTCCACCAGGCGCCGGGCCAGCAGGGCGCTCTGACCGAATCCGTAGCGGCCGTAGGCGTCCTTGGTCGTCTCCGACTCCTGAGAGAGATCGAAGGCCCTCTTCATGGCCGGAGACAGGATCATCTCCATGGCCTTGTCCCGAAAGGTCTCCCGCGCCGCCGCTTCCGTCAGGACTTCCTTGCGGCGGTAGAGGCCGTCCACCACTTGCAGAAAGCCGCGGCGATCCTCGATCCGCTTCTCGGTGATGGATTTGGGAAGGGTGAGGTCCTTGAGCTTGAAGTCCTTCTTGCTGGGATCGGGGACCACCAGAGGATTGTAGGCGGCTCCCAGGGAAGACGCTCCATAGTAGCTCTGGGTGAGGTGGGGCGCGCCCAGCACGTAGGGAGGAATGTCGTTGCGAGGCCCCAGCTCCCTGGCAATGATGGACCCCACGCTGGCAAACTCCATGGCCGGGGCCGGGCGGTGACCGCTGGTGATGTACTCCCGGCCCAGGGGATGGTCCACTTCCTCGTGGGTCATGGAGCGAATGATGGACAGCTTGTCCATGTGGCGGGCCATCCGAGGCAGGATCTCGGAAACCTGGATTCCGGGCACGTTGGTGCCGATGGGCCGGAAACCGCTGCTGGGTTTCGGATCCCAGGTGTCGACCTGGCTGGGCCCCCCTTCCAGCAGGAGCAGGATACAGGCCTGGGCCTTGGCCGGGGAGGCCTTGACACCCGAAGCAGCCATCAGGCCCTTCATTTCGAGATACTGGCCCAGGTGGATCCCCACCAGGCTCAGAGACCCCACCCGCAGAAAGTGCCGGCGAGCCAGGCTCTCGCAAAAACTGTCGCATCCCCATCGGTTCATGACCGGGACTCTCCTTATGAGTTCAGTGGTTGTTCAGGAACTGCTCCGAGTTCACCACGGCCCACAGCAGATCTTCCACCGCCTCTCGCCGTGAATCCTGCCGCCGGATCATGTCTTTCAGCGCGGCCTGCTCGGCTTCCGTGGGGAAGCGGCACAGGGCGGCCAGGTACAGCTCTTCAAAAATGGCCTCATCGGAGGCTTTATGCTGCAGCAGGCGGTCCACCCGTCCTCCCTTCCGGGAGAGCTTGGCGGTGAAGGTCGGACCCGCCAACTGGTGCAGGGCCTGCAGCAGGCTGGGCTTCATGTCGCGTTCGGGAATAAAGCTCAGGTCGGGCTTCCCGTAGACGTTGAAGAAGTTTCCGTCTTCTCCCTTCACGCCGCTCACGTGGGAGATGGCCCTCAAGAGCACCTCGGTGTCCAGGGGGCGTGGAAGCGCCCTGGAATAGTTGACCCGGTCGTAGCGGTTGGTGGGGTTGGGATCTCCCGAAAGCTGATAGGTCCTGGACTCCACCATGAGACGAATCAGGGAACGCAGATCGTAGCCGCTCCTGACAAAGTAGCGGGCCAGGGCTTCCAGCAGCCTGGGATGGGTAGCCAGGTTGTTGGATCGAAAGTCGTCCACCGGATCCACGATCCCTCTTCCGAAAAAGTAGCCCCACATGCGGTTGGCCATGGCCGGGGCGAAGTAGGGGTTTTCAGGAGAGGTCATCCACTCGGCCAGCGCCAGCCGCCAGTCCTCCCGCCGGTCCTCGGGCACGGGACTCCCGTCCAGGAACCTGGGCTGAACCTCCTGTTTGCTGCGGGGGTGTATGACCTTGGCCCCCTTGCCGAACGTCCCGTAGCCTTCGGGATCGTCCATGATCACGAAGTCCACTTGGGGAAATCCCGGATGGAGGTTGCTCAGTCGCCCGAAGAAGGCGGTCAGACCCCAGAACTGGTCCTGGCTCCAGGTCTCGTAGGGGTGGTCGTGGCACTGGGCGCAGTCCATTCGCCGGCCCAGGAAGACCCGGACCTGCTCCCCCATGGCATTCTGCGGCAGAGGCACGGCCGTGCCTCCCATATCCTCGTAGTGGCGGGAGGGGCCGTCGAAGCCCTGGGCGGCCACCCGCTCCCGGGCGAACTGATCGTAGGGCTTGTTCTCGGCAATGGCCCGGCGAACCCAGTCCTTGTAGACCGGGCTGATCACCCGCAGGAAGTCGTAGAAGCGCCAGGACCAGTGATCCACGAACTCGGGCGACCGGAGCAGCAGGTCGATGAGCCGGCTCCGCTTCTGCGGGTCCGGGTCGGCCAGGAACCGGCGCACGCGATGGACGGGAGGCAGCCTGCCGGTCAGGTCCAGGCAGAGACGCCGCAGAAACTCGGCGTCGGAGGAGAGCGGTGAGGGAACCAGGTGAAATTTGCGGGCCTTGGCGAAGACATGGTCGTCAATGAAGTTGTGGCGGGGAACCTCGGGATAGGCCGCCACCGGCTCCTCGATCACACCCACGGTGGCGCTGGCGCTCTGCCCGCCGGCCAGCACCTGGATGGAGGTCTCGCCCACGCGCCGCCCCGTCAACCGGCCATCGGGTCCCACCGAAACCACTTCCGGGTTGTTGGACAGGTAACGCACCTGGCGGGTGAAATCCTCCCGGGTGCCGTCAGCCCAATGGGCGGTGACCAGCAGTTGCCTCGCCCCTCCCTTCTGCAGCACCACCTGACCGGGCCTGACCGCCACCCGCTCCAGGGCCGTGGATCGAGAGCCATTCCTGGACCCGTAGACCGCGCCCCCGGCGACCCAGTCCCGGATGCGCCCATAGTCGGGGGAGTCTTTGCGGAGCCGTTGGCCGCCCCCGTGGGGCACCGCCAGGCTGGCTTTGAGCAGCAACAGGCTCCGGTCGGGATCCTCCATGCGGATCCGGGGCACCTTCTCGCCGGTCTCGGCCGTGAGGACGTGGAAGGCACCGCCCTCCGCAATCCAGCCGTAATCCTCCCGGGGAGCAGCAGCGTTCTTGGAGAGCTTGAACCCGCCCTGCCCGGTGACGCTGCCGTGGCACTCGGTGCTGTTGCAGCCCCGCTTGGTGAGAATCCTGGCGATTTCGGGGTCGAAACGAAGAGGAGGGCTTATGGTCGAATCCCGCACCTGCACGGCCGCCCGCAGAACCTGACCCGAGGACTGGACGGTCAGCAGCGTCCGGCCGTCGGATCGCGCCTTCACCCGGCCCCGGGCATCGATCTCGGCCAAGGCGGGATCGGCAATAGTGAATCGGCTGCCCTCGGTCAGGTCACGCTCCAGACCGTCGGCATAGGTTCCGATGACCAGAAGCTGCTGGGCGGCGCCCTTGCCCCGCAGTCGCACCTCTTCGGGCAGGAGCCTGACGGACAGCAGGCGGGCGGCGGGGGACGACTCTGCGCCCGTCTTCAGGCCGGCGGACCCAAGAGTCGCCGGCCAGCCCAACAGCCCTATCGACAAGGCGATTGTGCAGAGATCGGACCAGGGGAGAGTTCTCCCCAACCGCCCCGGACTCCTGTTCCCTGTTCTCATCCTGTCCATGCGGTCCTTCAGTTGCCCGGAGAAAGCACTTGGCTGACGGCCGATCCGCCTTCCGCGGGGTGGAGCACCATCATGGGGATTCGGGCCACGGGTATCGATGCTCCCATCTTTCCCTCCCAGATGGGCCGAAAGGGATCCTCCCCGGTCATCTTGCGATAGCGGTTCAGCCGGCCGGGTTGAACCGGACGCAGGTGGAACCGGAGCCACCGGGGAGTGGCCGTTGGGGGCGCGTCCGGACGAACCGCCAGCAGCAGGGTGACCACCTGGTCTTCCGCGGCAAAGACCTCCTTGCGGCCCTGTTCCTGGGGCAGTCCCAGCTCCGGCCCCATATCGGCTCCCGGTAGCACCTCGACCCCCTCGGGGAGGTTGTCCACCGAGACCGCCAGGTCTCCGGCAAACCCCTCCTCCCGGCTGATAATGACGCTCACCTTCTTGGCCTCGCCGGGATAGAGATTGACTCGATCCAGCTCGATCATCCAATCGAGCATTTCCCGGCCCAGAATGTTCAGAACCTCCGCCACCTCGACCTCGCCCACGTGGGGCACCTGGGGACGCACCAGGAGCCGATAGCGGAATCCGGCCCCTCCCTTGCGGCGGGTCACATCCCGAACCCGGATCAGGTAGGATCCGCTCTCCGGGAGGCTGAAGACCATCTTGGACTCTGCCGTCTTCCAGAACCACATGTTCTGGGAGGCCTGCCGCTTGTAAATATTGTTGACCAGTTCCCGGCCTGCCTCGTCGACGACCTCGATGCGCGGATTGAAGTAGGGGTAGTGGCGCTCGGGAGTCTCGATCTCGAAAGCCAGGTCCCCCGCCTCCTCCAATTCGAAACGGAAATGGTCCACGTCGGCGGGAAAGTCGATGGCTCCCTCGACAATGGAGGGAATGGCAACGGTGAGGGCCTGCCTGGCAGCGTCGTTGGGCTCCTGTTCCTGGACAATGGCGGCTGGGTCGGCGGCGGCAGGGCCGGTCGGACTCTCCTCGCCGCTCAGACCCATCAGGTCCCTCAACTGCTTTTCCAATACGGCCAGTGTCGCCTGGCGGGCCGATCCTCCCGATCGAGCCTGCAATCGGACCAGGCGGTCCGGCTCCAGCCTGCGGGTGAAGCCTCGCTCCTGCCATCGGTTCGCGGCCAGCTTGTCAAGGCCCCGGGCCCGGACCAGCGGAGGAAAGTCGGCGGGAGCACCGATCTGCAACTGGTAGGAGGCGCCCGGCTCCCCCTTGACTTCCAGGGTGTAGGAGCCGCCTTTCGCGAAGCGGTGGATCAACCTGGGCTTGTAGGCCGAGATGAACTTGTGGAAGACGGCGGTATTGGCGGCGCCCAGCTTCACCCGGCGCTCGGCATCGAACCAGCTCTGGCCGGGCCCGGAGAGTTCCAGAGAAAACCCCGGAGCCCTCCGTAGGTCCCCCCACAAACGCTGCACGCCTTCCACCACCTCGAAGGCCAACTCCTGGTCCTGATGGGCCTCGAACCGGTAGAAGTCGGCCTGGCCCTCTTCGGCAATCCGCCCGCTGAGGGCCGAGGGAACGGCTATGGACTGAGCTTCCTTCGCAGTCCCATGCTCCTCGGCCGTCTCCTGGAGGGTGGGCATGGGAACCACCCAGAAGATCAGCTCGTTCGAGACGCCCTTGGACGAAATCAGCCTCAAGGCGTGGGGGCCCCTTTTGACTCCCGGGTCGATATTGACGGCCGCCACCACCCGTTGCCCCGGGATGTCCTTGACCTTGCGCCCCTCCTTCATCCTGGCCGAGCCGGGCTCCACCCGGACTACCCGACCCTGGATGGCGTCGGTGTCGGCCCAGAGAGCGTGGGCCCCCTCCAGGTTCCTTCCCAGGATCTCGATCTCCACGCTGCTCCCCGGCTGCCCGCCCAGAGGAAACATGTGGATGGCTTCAGGATCGGTGGGCTGGAGCCCGGCGGCGCCGGATTCAGCCTGCGGAACTCCCGACAGGAGAAGCGCAATAACCGCACAACCCCAATATCCTGCCGCCTTTCGCCGGAATGCCACGGCTTCGCCTCGATGGAACACGGATCTGGCGGAAGTATACCGGAGTGAGCCCCTCGTCTCAATCTTCGAGGATCATCCGGGAAGGGCTGCGAACGGTAAAAGAGATATTCACGACCGAGCAGGAAGAATGACCGCGCAGCAGTTCTCTTCGTCTGGGCATCGCCTGTGCGAGAACCCCGCACAGCATCTATTTCCACGATTTTCGTGAAACGCTCCGGCGCAGGCCGTCGCATCCGCCGGGCGGTCGCGGATTTGGCGTGGGTCGATGAGATCCTGCACGCCCTCCGGGCGTACATTCCGCCATAGCGGGGCCGTCACTGCCAGGAAGGGAGGCTCTGGGGAAGGAGTTGACCTGGAAGGTTCTTGCGAGAACCAGGAGAGGAACTCAGCGATCCACTGAGTCGGGGAAAATCTCCCGTTGAGTTCAGCAGAGTTGATTGCTCGATAGCAAGAGGCTTGGGAACGTTCTGGACGGTCCTAACCT includes the following:
- a CDS encoding TIM barrel protein — translated: MKRREFLTTIERAGLGVAAGALLTGGAGQARAASAPGGSSGPPGKTATGHRFRLAMYIPELRLPFDEELAQAKEIGVDHVWFNRLLNETEIAQMSDAAADRMAQRVERQGLEIFLLNAGNPFKHIHLTDLDLKTMADHQGFKKDFNHLVRSMQIASRIGVGAVGAFTFAWPGEYSSGKPTWPMRWLTRGGVIAEVDMEKLVKAFTLVAEEAERYQVDVALSMMPWNYTNTTGNFRSLVERVGSRRLTVMWGPADCWNCGEWDVATAGFSNIRPYLHGLHLKDLHVIDGHKLKFEYRPLGDGDVDYLTILRGMRDHGCDVFLSLATHFRPPSGSRVEAMKINYRNLNEMIRKVEAEV
- a CDS encoding DUF1501 domain-containing protein; translated protein: MNRWGCDSFCESLARRHFLRVGSLSLVGIHLGQYLEMKGLMAASGVKASPAKAQACILLLLEGGPSQVDTWDPKPSSGFRPIGTNVPGIQVSEILPRMARHMDKLSIIRSMTHEEVDHPLGREYITSGHRPAPAMEFASVGSIIARELGPRNDIPPYVLGAPHLTQSYYGASSLGAAYNPLVVPDPSKKDFKLKDLTLPKSITEKRIEDRRGFLQVVDGLYRRKEVLTEAAARETFRDKAMEMILSPAMKRAFDLSQESETTKDAYGRYGFGQSALLARRLVEAGSRFVTAAGYNLDSGWDTHGRGSGGENDKKLRALLCPTLDQTLTALLVDLEQRGLLESTIVMAMGEFGRTPEINPINGRDHWPFCWSMVLGGGGLQGGQVIGASDERGGYVAERPISVGDVFATIYKAMGIDWTKEYMTPVGRPVKIANSFDDTTGRPIEELI
- a CDS encoding Gfo/Idh/MocA family oxidoreductase, producing MRPLTRRTFLSRSARGAALGALGPVLATGRAWSANDRLGMAVIGLRGIGFSHLKRILARPDTDCLAVCDVDVKFRERAAETVKQATGRKPKVVVDFRHLLDDPAIDAMVIATPHHWHAPIAVRALRAGKDLYVEKPASHVFREGRVILDTARKHGRIVQQGTQMRSSPVTLKAGELLKAGVIGEVKMSKAWNLQRHRHRTPVPDGPVPPGVDYDLWLGPAPKRPFNANRFHNYWQWHRDYGNGDIGNDGSHDLDMARFGLNPKGLPIRITAHGSRIDLKGLREYPDNMMVAFQYPDDKVLLYEDRGWTPYGRYGFDSGNAFYGTEGFMVFSRRGYFQVYLGKKEEKGPGMRGGIGKEEHFANFVDCVRSRKQPNASAEVAHLSCALSHLGDIAYLTQRVLHLDPKTETILNDPEANAMLTKEYREPWSV
- a CDS encoding type II toxin-antitoxin system RelE/ParE family toxin, translated to MIKSFKHKGLEKFFTSGSAAGIQPTHKARIEERLQALHTAFSINDMNIPGWRLHPLKGDREGQWAIHVSGNWRVVFEFSDGDAYAVNYEDYH
- a CDS encoding HigA family addiction module antitoxin, producing the protein MQQHNPMHPGVFIKRVYLEPFDISAKELAYKLQVSESVMSRIINGKGSVTPTMALKLSKVIGRSPESWLLMQDNHDLWAARQEVDLSAFKALEFA
- a CDS encoding VOC family protein, whose protein sequence is MARIRHLALRCRDMEESRRFYESVFGWQFIGYRPSRLGMDLTDGVTNITLIQQPADCDRPRIEEGDEYMHFGVMVEDLEAAWQRCRQWGAEASKTVKERIDLDRRRLPDRAFKIEDPDGNVVDVTAAKDEWRGVKF
- a CDS encoding Gfo/Idh/MocA family oxidoreductase, with protein sequence MKTITRRRILSYSLGGSAALGVMGTLAIRSGSGSPNEKVNVAVIGINGMGHFHVRTLANRTDAHIVALCDVDPAVLQKATETVKDAKGQTPKLESDFRNVLADSSIDAIVIATPHHWHAPMALRAMKAGKDVYVEKAASHVFREGQLLVEAERKYNRIFQHGTQMRASPLLARAGEILAAGTLGEVKTTKAWNVQRQIERPMAPDGPVPEGVDYEMWLGPAPRRPFNPNRFHRNWRLFRDYSNGDIGDDGAHDLDLARWALGVDTHPERITAHGSQIDLAGAREYPDNMMVAYQYGQGKVLLYEERLWTPYGLHGYDSGNTFYGTEGYMVLSRRGYFQVYMGKKEHKGEGMKEGSLAETGRQNMAQFLQCVRDRSRPTAPAREAHLSCALIHLGEIAYRLSQVLHFNPESERFSNNARADAMLTKDYREPWSVEGL
- a CDS encoding MFS transporter: MPDASAAGLSGSSPQPLSAGGRYLIVVTAFLGWMFAGVQMSITALAMRSAAIDLLQSTNEALVGKWFAWYVCAFLFGAAAGGWLFGRLGDRFGRVRAMGWSILCLSIFSGLAWWAQSPFELLVIRFLTCLGIGGMWPNGVAIVSEAWSDLSRPILAGIMGTAANVGLLLMAWTATGVEITPDTWRWVMVVGAAPVVLGLFVLAAVPESPRWLAQRRAPLPDPGKPSKATAEVFRPPLRRLTLIGIALGTVPLLGGWGASNWMIPWAGEAGAAADPPDPHLKAWVQFCRSLTGTIGSLLGGVIASLVGRHRTYLLMSLGALFSSQYMFWLLTPTDDTFLIWASVLGFFSGVYFGWLPLFLPELFPTAARSTGAGVSFNFGRILTAVAVLLAGWLIAHFDGDYARIGRVTSFIYGVGVVVILFAPKSSDHRLQD